Proteins encoded in a region of the Brevefilum fermentans genome:
- a CDS encoding RHS repeat protein has product MTYQENYDLSSSTIEKMTGLMQTITDPRSNATGFTYNDNDDLIRLTNAVGDSEVYTYDDAGRNITKTNARGFTTTFTYDDFDRLLTIKDALDGVTAFTYVAVGNEHSEMKPNGKATTFTFTDRDLLQTIVDPAGYVTTYSYDAAKNLISLTDGNGHTTTFSYDALNRRVSQTNLLNRTTTFTFDGNGNLAILTDPLNHAVTSVYDACDQPGEKGGLLRPDGNLFI; this is encoded by the coding sequence ATGACTTACCAAGAAAATTATGACCTTTCGTCAAGTACAATAGAAAAGATGACAGGTTTGATGCAAACCATTACAGACCCACGCAGCAATGCAACCGGTTTTACTTACAATGATAACGATGACCTGATAAGGCTCACCAATGCGGTGGGAGACAGCGAAGTGTACACCTATGATGATGCGGGTCGAAACATCACTAAAACCAATGCTCGTGGTTTTACAACGACCTTCACTTATGATGATTTCGATCGGCTTTTGACAATTAAAGACGCACTGGATGGGGTTACTGCTTTTACATACGTTGCTGTAGGAAATGAACATAGCGAGATGAAACCCAATGGCAAGGCGACCACATTTACCTTTACCGATCGTGATCTGTTGCAGACAATCGTCGATCCAGCCGGGTATGTGACAACTTATAGTTATGACGCGGCTAAGAATTTAATATCCTTAACTGATGGCAACGGTCATACGACCACATTTAGTTACGATGCTTTAAACCGCAGGGTCAGTCAAACCAACCTGCTTAATCGGACCACAACCTTTACCTTTGATGGGAATGGAAACCTGGCGATACTTACCGATCCACTTAATCATGCGGTCACATCAGTTTATGATGCCTGTGACCAACCCGGGGAGAAAGGGGGATTACTACGGCCCGATGGCAACCTGTTTATTTAA
- a CDS encoding C-GCAxxG-C-C family protein yields MKFEDQAKRLFEAHYNCAQSTFGAFAEHFNLDLTTAVKIAMPFGGGIGHSGGMCGAVSGGIMVIGLARGIDVYDKDKKEACYALAREFLNRFSALHGSLTCPGLLGVDIGDPLAQQDARERGLFRAVCTQLVVDAARLAAEVLELDQDEG; encoded by the coding sequence TTGAAATTTGAAGATCAAGCAAAAAGACTGTTCGAGGCGCATTACAATTGTGCCCAATCGACGTTTGGCGCCTTTGCCGAGCATTTTAATCTTGACCTGACCACCGCGGTGAAAATCGCAATGCCCTTTGGCGGCGGAATCGGGCACAGCGGCGGGATGTGTGGCGCGGTCAGTGGTGGGATCATGGTCATTGGGCTGGCCCGGGGTATCGATGTTTATGATAAAGATAAAAAAGAAGCTTGCTATGCTCTGGCGAGAGAGTTTTTGAACCGATTTTCTGCGCTGCATGGCTCATTGACCTGCCCTGGATTGCTGGGAGTGGATATCGGAGACCCATTAGCCCAGCAGGATGCACGAGAACGGGGCCTGTTTCGAGCGGTTTGTACGCAACTCGTCGTCGATGCAGCCCGGTTGGCGGCTGAGGTGTTGGAGCTGGACCAGGATGAGGGGTGA